In the Populus trichocarpa isolate Nisqually-1 chromosome 1, P.trichocarpa_v4.1, whole genome shotgun sequence genome, one interval contains:
- the LOC7472758 gene encoding LOW QUALITY PROTEIN: puromycin-sensitive aminopeptidase (The sequence of the model RefSeq protein was modified relative to this genomic sequence to represent the inferred CDS: deleted 3 bases in 3 codons; substituted 1 base at 1 genomic stop codon): MARLILPCKSSCLAKTSLLGLISSAPLRATGRPSCFQSSVRNISKYRGFLSSEVAFRRKNRFSYPALYRDKQDRRRLICAVATEPLPKQVEESKMDAPKEIFLKDYKLPDYYFDSVDLTFLLGDEKTIVSSKITVLPRVEGSSSPLVLDGADLKLLSVKVNGEELKNGDYHLESRHLTILSPPSGKFTLEIVTEIYPQKNTSLEGLYKSSGNFCTQCEAEGFRKITYYQDRISPDIMAKYTVRIEADKSLYPVLLSNGNLLEQGDLEGGKHYVLWEDPFKKPCYLFALVAGQLESRDDMFVTRSGRNVSLRIWTPAQDVPKTAHAMYSLKAAMKWDEDVFGLEYDLDLFNIVAVPDFNMGAMENKSLNIFNSKLVLASPETASDADYAAILRVIGHEYFHNWTGNRVTCRDWFQLSLKEGLTVFRDQEFSSDMGSRTVKRISDVSKLRISQFPQDAGPMAHPVRPHSYIKMDNFYTGXFLLCMTYSVKASYFVQFSSFHEASYLILLVGFLSCFSSLQVYEKGAEVVRMYKTLLGSQGFRKGMDLYFKRHDGQAVTCEDFFAAMRDANDADFANFLQWYSQAGTPLVKVTSSYDAEAHTFTLKFSQEVPPTPGQPVKEPMFIPVVLGLLDTSGKDMSLSSVYHDGALKSIASDSQPAYSTILRVTKKEEEFVFSDILERPVPSLLRGFSAPIRLESDLSDSDLFFLLAHDSDEFNRWEAGQVLARKLMLSLVADFQQGKPLVLNPKFVQGLRSILSDSNLDKEFIAKAITLPGEGEIMDMMEVADPDAVHAVRSFIRKQLASELKAEFLRTVENNRSSEEYMFNHPNMARRALKNIALAYLASLEDQELTELALHEYKTATNMTDQFAALAAIAQNPGKTCDEVLADFYTKWQDEFLVVNKWFALQAMSDVPGNVENVRSLLNHPAFDLRNPNKVYSLIGGFCSSLVNFHAKDGSGYKFLGEIVVQLDKINPQVASRMVSAFSRWKRYDETRQNLAKAQLEMIVSANGLSENVFEIASKSLAA; this comes from the exons AGAGATAAGCAAGACAGAAGGAGG CTAATTTGTGCAGTCGCCACAGAACCATTACCCAAGCAAGTTGAAGAATCCAAAATGGACGCACCAAAAGAAATCTTTCTCAAGGATTACAAGTTGCCTGACTACTACTTTGATTCG GTGGATTTGACATTTTTGCTGGGTGATGAGAAAACAATTGTTAGTTCGAAAATAACTGTTTTACCCAGAGTTGAAG GTTCTTCTTCTCCGCTAGTTTTGGATGGAGCAGACCTGAAGCTGCTTTCAGTTAAAGTCAATGGTGAGGAACTGAAG aaTGGAGATTATCATTTGGAATCACGCCATTTAACAATCCTATCACCACCTTCTGGTAAATTTACGTTGGAAATTGTTACTGAGATATATCCCCAGAAGAACACATCATTGGAG gGACTTTACAAGTCATCTGGGAATTTCTGCACTCAATGTGAAGCAGAGGGTTTCCGCAAAATTACATATTATCAGG acaGGATCAGCCCTGATATAATGGCAAAATACACTGTCCGGATTGAAGCTGATAAATCTTTGTACCCAGTATTGCTATCTAATGGAAATCTCTTGGAACAAGGAGACCTTGAG GGTGGTAAGCATTATGTTCTATGGGAGGATCCCTTCAAGAAACCTTGCTATTTGTTTGCATTGGTTGCTGGACAGCTGGAGAGCAGAGATGACATGTTTGTTACCCGTTCTGGTCGAAATGTGTCACTAAGAATTTGGACCCCTGCACAAGATGTACCCAAGACAGCACATGCCATGTATTCACTTAAAGCAGCAATGAAATGGGATGAGGAT GTTTTTGGTCTTGAATATGACCTAGATCTCTTTAACATTGTTGCTGTCCCTGATTTTAACAT GGGAGCCATGGAGAACAAAAGTTTGAAT ATTTTCAATTCCAAGCTTGTTTTGGCATCCCCAGAAACTGCTTCAGATGCAGATTATGCTGCTATTCTTAGGGTTATTGGCCATGAG TATTTCCACAACTGGACAGGCAACAG GGTGACTTGTCGTGACTGGTTCCAGCTCAGTTTAAAGGAAGGTCTAACTGTATTTCGTGATCAG GAGTTTTCATCTGATATGGGAAGCCGCACTGTGAAGAGGATCTCTGATGTTTCAAAGCTTCGAATTTCTCAGTTCCCACAG GATGCCGGTCCTATGGCTCATCCAGTGCGACCACATTCATATATCAAG ATGGACAACTTCTACACAGGTTAGTTTCTGCTCTGTATGACTTATTCAGTCAAAGCTTCAT attttgttcagtTTTCCTCCTTTCACGAGGCCAGTTACCTAATTCTTCTGGtgggttttctttcttgtttttcttcgtTGCAGGTGTATGAAAAG GGAGCGGAAGTTGTCAGGATGTACAAAACCTTATTAGGGAGTCAAGGTTTCAGAAAG GGCATGgatctttattttaaaagacaTGATGGTCAAGCTGTGACATGTGAAGATTTTTTTGCTGCCATGCGAGATGCAAATGATGCAGATTTCGCTAATTTCTTACAATG gTACTCCCAAGCTGGTACACCTCTGGTGAAAGTTACTTCATCTTATGATGCTGAAGCTCATACTTTCACCTTAAAGTTCAG TCAAGAAGTACCACCAACGCCAGGGCAACCAGTTAAAGAACCCATGTTCATTCCTGTGGTGTTAGGGCTGCTCGACACAAGTGGCAAGGACATGTCC CTCTCGTCTGTGTATCATGATGGAGCATTGAAGTCTATTGCAAGTGACAGTCAACCAGCCTATAGTACAATTCTTAGAGTAACCAAG AAAGAGGAGGAATTTGTTTTCTCTGATATACTTGAGCGGCCAGTACCTTCTCTATTGCGGGGTTTCAGCGCTCCAATCCGTCTTGAATCTGATCTCTCTGACAGTGATCTGTTTTTCCTCCTTGCTCATGATTCAGACGAATTCAACCG atgGGAGGCTGGGCAAGTCTTGGCTAGAAAACTGATGCTCAGTTTAGTCGCTGATTTCCAACAAGGGAAACCATTGGTTCTGAACCCAAAGTTTGTGCAAGGGCTAAGAAGCATTCTTAGTGACTCGAACTTGGATAAG GAATTTATTGCAAAGGCAATAACACTACCAGGTGAAGGAGAAATAATGGACATGATGGAAGTTGCAGATCCTGATGCTGTTCATGCTGTTCGATCTTTCATCAGGAAGCAGCTTGCATCTGAACTGAAAGCAGAGTTTTTACGCACA GTCGAAAACAATAGGAGCTCAGAAGAGTATATGTTTAACCATCCTAACATGGCC AGGCGTGCTCTAAAGAATATTGCCCTTG CATATCTTGCATCACTTGAAGACCAGGAGTTAACTGAGCTTGCATTGCATGAGTACAAAACTGCCACAAATATGACCGATCAATTTGCAGCTTTGGCAGCCATAGCCCAAAATCCTGGGAAAACTTGTGATGAAGTACTTGCTGACTTCTACACCAAGTGGCAGGATGAATTTTTG GTTGTGAATAAATGGTTTGCCCTTCAAGCCATGTCTGATGTTCCTGGTAATGTTGAGAATGTTCGGAGCCTCTTGAATCATCCAGCATTTGATCTGCGCAATCCAAACAAG GTATACTCACTCATTGGAGGATTCTGCAGCTCACTCGTGAATTTCCATGCAAAGGACGGGTCAGGCTACAAGTTCTTGGGGGAGATTGTGGTGCAACTGGACAAAATTAATCCTCAG GTGGCATCCCGCATGGTATCAGCCTTCTCAAGATGGAAACGCTATGATGAAACCCGGCAAAACCTTGCCAAG GCACAGCTGGAGATGATCGTGTCTGCCAATGGACTGTCAGAGAACGTATTTGAGATCGCCTCAAAAAGTTTAGCTGCTTAA